The DNA region ACCAAAGGAAAAGCAAGATGCGGCCTGGAAGTTCATCAAGTTCCTTACCGATAAGCAACAAACCATTTATTTTGCCCAGCATACCGGATATATGCCGATTCGAAAATCTGCCATTGAAGCGCCTGAAATGGTGAAGTTTTATGAAGAAAATCCGTTCTTCAAAACCACTGTCGACCAACTTCCGTACGGTAGGGGAATCCCGGTTGTGCCTGACTTCGAAAAGATTGAGACTGAAATTCAAAATGCGCTCGGAAAAACCTATGCCGAAAATGTTCCGGCCCAAGAATCAATGAAGGAAGCCGCCGACAAGATACGTGAGCTGTTGAAGAAATAGAGTGTAGCTAAAAAACGAATGACAATTTGATAAAAAAGGACTGAGAAACCATGGGGAAAACGGCTGAGAAGAAAAGTCCTTCGGGACGGCGGGTACTTATTATCGGAACGGACGGATTAAGGCCCGATCAGGTTAAAGCCGATACGATGCCTACGTATTGCCGGTTAATGCAAAGCGGCACGCTGTTCAAATCTTTTTATTCGGCTTTTCCATCGCTGACACGGGTGTGCATGGCCTCATTAACAACTGGATCCTATCCAGGGCAGCATGGTTTGATGGGCAATCTCATGTACGCGCCTCACTTTTCGGAAGACGGACTGCTGCAGACAGGTGACCATCGGGAAATATTGCAATTCCAGCAGCGAACGGGGGAAGAGCTGCTCTTGCGTCCGACGCTCGGGGACAGATTGGCCCAAGCGAACTTGCGCTTGACGGTTTCGGGCGGAAGTTCGCCCGGAGCTTCATTGCTCTGGAATTTTAATCATCCGCAGCATGTCATGAATCCGTCTACCGACTATGGTCTTCCAGAGCTTAGCGAAATGCATGCTGCGCGAGGCCCGGCCGCTGAGGAAACCGATGTTTCGATCCGCAAGAAAGAACGCACTTTATGGGCTGTTCGCACGCTCATTGAACAGCAATTGCCCGATGAACAGAATACCGTTATGGTGCTGTGGCTTCCCGAACCGGATGAAACGCAACATTATTGCGGCATTGGTTCGCAAGAGGCTAAACAAGCCCTAAGGCTAGTGGATCAATATTTGTCCGAGATTTTGGAGGCTGTCTCTCAACTTGGCCTCGAGAATGAATTGGATATCATGCTCATCAGCGATCACGGACATTCGACAGCGAACATGGTCGGTAGTCTGGAGCATTATGTGAATCAAGCCCGGAAAGAATTGAATAGAGAACTGAATTTTATCGCAGTGGACGCTTTTATTTATGGGGACGAGAATCAAGTCGAGGAATTGCAGGCGTTCGCTGACTGGTTATCCGCTCAACCTTGGTGCGGTATGCTATTGGCGAGAGAACCGCTTCATCAGCAACTGAACAATGCTCTGCCTTTGAGTGCAGTGATCGGAAGCATTACTCACGAGAGAGCCCCTCTGTTGGCCGTTGTTCCAGCGTGGACCGATGAAAAAAATCAGGATGGCATTCAAGGCGTTGTTCATTATTTAAACTCCAAGACGGAGAATAAAGCCTACCATGGCTCTATCCGAAATGAGGATATGCGACCGTTTTGCATGGGAATCGGCCCAAGCTTTAAAAAAGGTCATGTGACGGACATTCCGGCAGGCATTATTGACATTGCGCCAACGGCCTTGCATCTGGTTGGGGTCACGGGTGAAAGCGGCTTTACAGGAAGGGTTTTATTTGAAGGTCTGAAAGGTTGCGAAGAGCAGGCAGTTCAGCACGATGCTGTGAAGTATGAAGAATTATATGCGGATTCCGAACGAGTAAAAGGAATTCAGATCGCTAATGTGAATGGATCGACATATCTCACCGATTGTTTTTGTGAAAATACGAAAGAATCTCTTTTGAAAGCCGCAAAGAAAGGATGAGATACGATGTCGACAAATTTTTGGGATAACAAGGAAGCGGACATGCTTGACCTGATCGAGAAGATTGTCAATATCGATAGCGGGACGTTTTATAAAGCGGGTGTGGAGCAGGTGGGGGATGTGCTGGCTTCTGCTTATCAGGCTCTTGGATTTCAGGTTACGGTCGATCAGCAGTCTGAGCGGGGGGATCATTTGGTCATTGTTCATCCTGAGGAACAGCACCCGGACATCTTGATTATTGGACATATGGATACGGTATTTCCTGTGGGTACCGCACAAAGCCGGCCATTTTCACAAGATGAATCCTTTGCTTACGGTCCCGGCATATACGATATGAAGGCCAGCTTGGTCATGACGCTGTTTGCGATAAAATCATTGATTGAACGAGGCGACGAGAGCTTCAAGCGGGTCAAAATCATTCTGAATTCGGATGAAGAGCATGGTTCGATTTATTCCAGGGAATTGATTGAGCGTGAAGCGGCAAGCGTGAAGTATGCGTTGATCGTTGAACCGAGCGATATGACCGGGAGGCTTATAACCGGACGGCGCGGCGGGGGTAAATTCGAATTGCATGTAACCGGTAAGGCGGCGCATTCCGGGGAAGAACCGGAAAAGGGGCGAAGCGCCATTGGCGAACTTGCGCATAAAATTATTCAACTTCATGCGCTGACTGATCCAGGTGCAGGCGTACATGTCAATGTCGGGGTGATTAGCGGCGGAACGACGCCCAACACAATTGCTGCCCATGCCAAGGCTTCAATTGATGTACGAATGGAGACATTGGAACAGGCTATGGAGTTGGAGCGCAAAATCAGAGATATTTGCGGGGCGGCAACGACTGAAGGAACAACGTTAGTCTTGAAAGGCAGTATTACAAGACCGCCGATGATCAAAACTGTGAAATCTGAGCATTTATTGAAAATCGTGCAAGAAGAAGCGCTGCAGCTGGGAGAGTCGTTAACGGATATGAAAATCGGTTCAGGGTCGGACGGAAACCTGACTTCGGCAGTAGGGGTAGCTACGATTGATGCGCTAGGTCCGCGAGGCGGTAACGCGCATACGGCGGAGGAGTTTTTGGATATCGAAAGCTTGGTACCGAGAACAAGGCTGCTGGCTAACCTGATTAAACGATTAAGTCGTGAATAAATGATTAACTTGTATGGATTAAATAAAAATACGAATGTTTTAAGGGGGTACTGCTTTGCGAAACAAGATGAAGCAAAAACTTTTAGCAGGTAAAGCGGCGTTAGGGGTCTCCATTATGATCCCTTCTGTCCAGCTTGTAGAAATGGCCGGGAAACTAGGCTACGATTGGGTGCTGATTGATTGCGAGCATGGTTCCATCACCTTGGAAACCGTTGAATACATGGTCATGGCAGCCGAAGCGAGCAACATTACACCGATCATTAGACCGCAAAAAAACGATCCGGAGCTGATCGGGCAATACATGGATCGTGGTGTGATGGGGATACAAGCGCCCCACGTCAGCTCTGCGGCAGAGGCTCAGGAAATTATCAATGCTGTAAAATACCATCCGATCGGCAAACGAAGCTTGGCCGTGGGAACACGCTCTGCCAATTACGGATTTGGGATTTCGTTAACCGAATATGCCGAGCAGGCTAATGAAGATCTGTTGGTCTGCGTCCAAATTGAGGACAAGGATGCTGTGGATAACCTTGATTCTATCGCTAAAATTGAAGGAATTGATGTGTTGTTTATAGGTCCGTCCGACCTTTCTCAATCTCTTGGACATCCCGGAAATGCCGGGCATCCTGTGGTACAAAAGGTTATGGATGATGCTTTCTCCAAAATCATTAAATTGGGTATGGTAGCGGGTACGGCAGGGAATCTTGAAATAACGCCGAGACGTCTGGAGCATGGGGTTCAATATTACTATACGCATTTAACGACGCTGCTGGCTTATTCATCCTCCGTATTCTTAGGGAATGCCAAGGATTGAATTCTCGAGCTATACACATGAACGGATTTGAGAGGAGCAATATCGTGTCTAATATTATAAAAGCACTTATCCTCTTATTGTGCCGGCTTGGAAGTTGAAATTTACTTTTCCGATGTCAAATCGAGCAGCTGCCATGAATGTAGCAATCTCCAGTTTAATCAGTCGGAGCAATGTTCAGTCTGCTGCTCAAGCTACCATCTCGGCTGTTGATCGAGTTCCATATGTGTTCTGCTCACTTGTTCTTCGGCGAAAGTTATTGACACAGAGCCCAATATGTATATAATCATTCGTAAGGGTCGGATACGGCCTTTATATTTTTCTTTAATTATTAAACAACATTAATTAATTGAATTTAATAAAGGGGAGGAGTGACAGGATGAAGTCGTTTTTGCCAAATGACATTAAGGATGAGAATAGAAAGATCATCTTTGATATTGTGATGCAGAATCCGGAATTGGCGAAGGTCGAAATCGCCGAGAAGACGGCGATGAGCTTTGTAACCGTAAGCAAGATCATCAATTTCTTTGAAGAGATCGGATTGTTGACCGCTACTGGAGAAAGCAGGGAGGGCTCTGGCGGCTTGGGAAGAAAAAGAACGGTATACCGATTTAATGAGAACAGTTATGTAACCGTCGGCATTCAAATCATAGGCAACAGAATCACTGCTCTGCTTATCAATCTTTACAGCAAAATTATCGATTCGTACTCCATCGAGACGGATATTCCGTTTTATAGCGAACAGTTTATCTCGATTTTTGAAGACATGATTTCGGGGATGAAGAATGTAGCAAAAAAAACGAATAGCGTCGTCCTGGGCATCGGGATCGGGGTCGATGGGGCGATAAACACCAGGAAGAAAACGATCAGAATGCGGGTTCAAGACAACAAGGAGCAGGATTACAATTATGAGCTGATCATTGAGAATCTGATTAACCGGGTTGAATTGCCTATTTTCCTTGAAAACGATGTAAACGCTTCTACAGTAGCTGAATTCCGAAATCTGGAGAACTCCGGGGAAATGCTGTCTGATCTGGTCCATATCGCAGTAGGGGACGGGATCGGTGGCGGCCTGATTATCAATAAGGAGCTGCATAGGGGATTCAATGCAAGCGCGGGTGAACTGGAATATATGTGCTTTGACCCGGAGTACAGAAGAACACCGTCCTCCGTCGGCTGGCTCGAGAGCAAGCTGGGGATTCAGCATTTGTTGAGTAGCTATAATCTTAGTTCTGAATCAGACATCAAAGTGTGCGCAGATTATGTAGGCAAGCATCTTGCCCTGACGATGATTAATATCATCAGTCTGCTCGACATCGACCGGATTATTATTAGCGGCAAGACGGTAGCGCTGTTCCCCGAACGGATTCTAGAGAGAACAAGATATTATGTCGGGCAGTATGTAGAGTGGACTCCAACGATAACTTACAGTGATTCGCATCATTCAACAGCTGTCGGAGCTGCCGTACTCTCGCTTCAGCATGAGATGATAAAAGTAATTTCCGGATAGGAAGTGAACGTGATGATAAAAATTTTTGAGACTGAAGAGGATGTTGCAGATGCCATTGCCAGAGAGATGAAAGCGCATCTGGCAGATGAACATCCAGTGTTCTGCTTGGCGTCAGGCAGTACACCGCAGATGAGCTACATGAAATTTGCCGAAGACGACGAGATTCATGCAAGGGTTCAGCAGCTTAAAATTGTCAGCCTGGACGAGTGGGTCGGAATAAGCAGAGAGTCTGAGGGAAGCTGCTATCAAATGCTGAATCAGGATTTATTCTCGCTTGTCCATTTGGACGCCGGACAGATCGAATTTTTTGATGGGACTGCGCCGGATTTGGAGCAGGAATGTCAGAGAATCGACCACTTTATCAATCAGCATCCCATAACGTTCAGTTTGATGGGGGTTGGAATGAATGGACATATTGGCTTGAATGAGCCAGGCTGTCCGTTGCTGGATCACAGCAGTGTCGTAGATTTGTCGGAGACGACCAGAACCGTGGCCCAGAAATATTTCAATCAGCCTGCGGCATTGGACAAAGGAATCACCTTAGGTCTAAGTCAGGTGGCGGGCAGCAAGCGGGTGATTGTAGCGATGACCGGTGAACGCAAAGCCGGGATCGTCAAAGAAATATTTACAAATCCGGAAGCAAAGCTGCCTGCTCAGGAGCTGCTCGGTTATGAACATATTGATTTCTTCCTGGATTCGGAGGCAGCGAAATATATTAAATAGCAATAAAAACTGAGGAGTACACATTATGAGTAACAGTGTCATTGGAGTGGATATTGGAGGAACGAACATACGAGTCGGGTTAGTGAATGAACAGTTGGAATTGGTCCGAAAAGAGACGGCATTGACTAGCGATTTCAGAAGTGCCGATGAAATTTTTAAGTTTGTCAAGCGAGTGATCGAGAAAGTGGATCATCACAAGACGGCGGACAAGATAGGGATTGCCTTGCCTGTTCCTTGGAAGGAACGGACCGAGATTATATATGATGCGACCAACATTCCAAGCCTTGAAGGGACTAATACTGAATTTATAAAGCGTTTTTTTCCCGGTTATGAAGTTTATTTCGAGAATGATGTAAATGTCGTGACACTGCTTGAATCAGAGCATGGCGCGTCCCAGGCGTACGAACAATCGATCTATATTACAGTCAGTACAGGGATCGGCAGCGGAATCATTCTGAATAACCAGGTGCTCCACGGTGCGCATGGCTATGCCGGAGAGATTGGCAGCATGGTAATCGCTGATAACGGCAAGAGCCATTCGCCATTACATCCCGGCACGCTCGAAGCTCTGTGCAGTGGCAGAGCCCTGGAGAAAGAGAGCCAAAATCTGTACGGCAGCGAGGCTACTGCGCATTTATTGTTTGAGAAATACAGGCAGCATGACGAGAAGGCGGCAGGTGTCGTGAATACCTGGGTCGAGTACTTCTCGGGCGCGATTGCTTCATTAATGCAGACGATCGATCCGGATATATTTGTCATTGGAGGAGCAGTCATTCACAATAACCAATGGTTGATCGATAAAATTGTTGAAAGCGCTAAAACCAAAGTGTTTGAGCATTTAAGCGACAAAGTCAAGGTAGCTTTGCCTAAATTCGGCCCAGATGCAGGAGTGATTGGGGCAGGGTACATGGCGTTAAAAAACAATAAAGGAGCATGAACAATATGAAGAAAATGAAAGTTGCGTTAATTGGAGCCGGCAGTGTGTCCTTTGCTTTGGGGGCACTTCAGGATATGGTGCTGTCCGAGCGTTTGAAAACTCAGGCCCAGCTGGAGATTGCCCTGATGGACATTGAAGAAGAAAATGTGGCAAGAACCTATAAATATGCGACAGATATGTTTACCGCCTTCTCGCATCCGGCGAACATTTGGCAGACGACCAACCTGGAAGCAGCTCTGCAGGAGGCTGATTTCGTCATCGTGGCGATTGAGGTAAATCGCTACTTCTATTGGTCGCAGGATTTCCATATTCCTCGCCGCTTTGGAAGCAAGCAAATTTACGGTGAGAACGGCGGTCCTGGCTCGATGTTCCATACACTGCGAAACCTGGGTCCGATGCTGGAAATCGCCCGGACGATGGAACGAGTCTGCCCGGACGCCTGGTTCATTAACTATACGAATCCAGAAGCGAAATTGGTTGAGGCTATCTCGAAACTCACCTCGATCAAAGTCGTCGGTCTATGCCATGGACTGGATATGGGGATCGAGCAGCTCTCCCAATTCCTGGAGATGGATATCGCAGATATCGGAATGGAAGGCGGTGGCTTGAACCACTTCGGTTTCTTCACCAAGATCTGGAACAAGAAGACGGATGAGGATCTGTATCCTTTATTTGATGAGAAGGAGCGGAAGGCCAACCGTCTGGCGCAATTCGAACATGTCGCGCTATCCAGAACGATGTACCGCACTTATGGATATTACCCTTATCCAGGCACCAACCATGTGGGTGAATATATCTCTTATGCGGAGGATTTCTATGCTGGTTTGTCCTTGCAATACCGCTACGATCCAATTCGCGAGAAGTTATGGGAGAAGGATTCCAGAACCCCTGAATTCGTATACAGTGCAAGCGGCAACAATCTGGACCAAGGCTTGTTCTCGAAGGTTCAGACGCAGGAGCTATGGGTGGAAGAGGCCTATATTTTCGATAAGTCGAAGGTTTGCCGCAGCAATGAATATGCAGTTCCGATCATTGAAGCGATTTTCTTCGATGATGAGATTGAATTGAACGCAGTCAATTTACCGAACCACGGTGCAATCAAGGGACTTCCTGACGATATGGTTGTTGAGACCCAGGCGATCGTTAACGGAAGAGGAATTATGCTGAAGCCGATGACGGTAGAACTGCCGACGGCGATTATTGGAACGATTCATATTCAGGGTACGATCCATAAATTGTTGCTCGAGGCTTTTGTGGAGCGATCCAAGACGAAGCTGCTGCAGGCGATCCTGTTGGATCCTCAGTCCCCCACTTATTACCAGGCCTGTGCAATGATCGACGAGATGTGCAAATTGCAGCAAGATATTTTACCTAAGCTGGAATGGAAATAAAGGGGTTTATATGGACAACAAGAAAATCACCGAACTGCTTCAGGAGATGACACTCGCCGAGAAGATTGGACAGCTCTCCCAGACGACCGGGGAACATTACGTCGGCAAAATCGATAGCGAAATGGTTGAGACCGGCCCAGACTTCCCGGGCCATATGCTTGAGGGAGATACGCTATATACGATGGGAAGCATTATCGGCGTGTCGAGCGCCAAGTATACGAACCTGATTCAAAGTGAATATTTGCAGAAGTCACGGCTCAAGATCCCGTTGCTGTTCATGCACGATGCGATACATGGATACAGGACGATTTTTCCAATACCACTTGGACTCTCCTGTACCTGGGATGAGGGAATCGTACAGCAGGCAGCGGCGGATACCGCTTCGGAATTGCGGGCTGCGGGCATACATGTTAATTTCTCTCCGATGGTCGACCTTGTGCGCGACTCCAGATGGGGAAGAGTAATGGAATCCTTTGGCGAGGATCATCTGCTGTCAGGCCATCTTGGCCGGGCGATGATTAGAGGCTATCAGAAAGGCGAGGACGGAGAGATTGCCGAGTCAGGAGTAGCGGCCTGTCTAAAGCATTTTGCGGCGTATGGAGCTGGCATTGGTGGGAAGGACTACAACGCTGTCGATATGTCCTGGAGAGAATTCTATGCCTATTATGGCAAGCCTTATGAAATAGCGCTTCAAGAGAAGCCGAAATTTGTGATGAGTTCATTCAACACGTTCAACGGGGTTCCTGTAACTGCGAGTGAGCAGATGATGAAGGAAATCCTAAGAGGAGCCTATCAATTTGACGATATTGTAATCTCAGATTGGGGGGCAGTCGCCGAACTGCAGAATCACCGCGTTGCTGGCAATGGCAAGGAAGCTGCTGAATTGGCTTTAAAAGCGGGCATTGATATTGAAATGGTCTCGACTTTGTATCTTGAGCATTTTGAACAGATTCTAGAAGAAAATCCGGGGCTGCTCCAGGATATAGATACGGCCGTTCTGAAAATTTTGCAGCTTAAAAATGAAATGGGTTTATTTGAAAATCCTTATGTGGACGAAGCTCGTGAGGACGAAGTCATTCTGAATCCTCGCTTTCTGGATCATACTAAGGACGCTGCCAAGAGAAGCTGTGTGCTGCTGAAAAATGAACAAATGCTGCCTATACGCAAAGAATACAAAAAGATCATCATCGTCGGCCCTTTTGCTGGCAGCAATCAATTCCTGGGCAATTGGCCGTGCAAAGGAAGCTTTGATGATGTAGTTACCTTGGCGGAAGGGCTAAAGCAGGTGGATGATTCATTCAATCTGCAAGTCTATGAATCCCTGAAGGACTGCCCTCAAGCTGAGCTGGAGCAATGCGATTATATTGTTGTAGCGGTTGGGGAGGACTGGAAATTAAGCGGTGAAGGGCATAGCAGTGTGAATATCGAACTGGAGGCCAGCCAGCAGCAGCTGATCCGTGAAGTCAAGCAGACGAACAAACCGTATGCTTGCGTCTTTTTCTCGGGCCGGCCACTCGCGCTACAGAACATTATTGATGATATCCCTGCGCTCTTATGGTGCTGGTATCCGGGTACACAGGCCGGCAGTGCGATTGCTGAGCTGATTACAGGCCAAGCTACTCCGTCGGGCAAACTGACGATGTCGTTCCCGCGTCATTCGGCGCAAGCGCCGATCTATTACAATGAATACAGCACGGGTCGTCCGGCAAATGAATCAAGCTACAGCAGCAGATATCAGGACTGTGAGATCGGGCCTCTGTTCCCGTTCGGGCACGGGCTGACCTATAGCGGTGCGCAGTATTCTGACTTTACAATTTCGCGTGATCATCTGACAGCCGATCAGGAATTGACGATCTCTTTCCAGGTGAGCAATCCAAGCGGGTATAACTATTCTGAAATCGCTATCCTGTACATTGAGGATCTTGTCTCCAAGGCGGTACGTCCTGTGCGCGAGATGAAGAAGTATCAAGTCGTGGACCTACCAGAGCATCAGACCGTTACCGTACAGATGACGCTGGCCTTGGGTGATCTTCTATACTTGGATACCAGCCTGCAGCAAACGGTTGAACCGGGAAAATTCAATATTTATATCAATGATCTTGACTCTCCCGTGTTTACGATAGAATATCGATAAAATCTTGTGAATTCCATTTATCCGAGATGATCACTAGGCCCGCTCAATTATTTAATTAAATTAATTAATTGTGTAAAATTTATCCACCCCAAATTCATAATTTTTGAGGGGGCCTAGCAGATTTTGGAATACGCTTACATGATTCAGAAAGAACTGACAATGCTGTACCTGAAGAGTAAGGAGGCATACGGATGAAATCCAAATTTAAACAACAATTTCTATCCCAGTGGGAGCTTCAAGTGTTGGTCTGGCCGAGCATTATATTGATGATTGTGTTCTCTTTTGTCCCGATGCTCGGATTGATCATCGCCTTTCAGGATTATTCTCCGTTATCCGGTTTTACGGGCTCGGAATTTGTAGGATTGGATAATTTCAAAGCCTTTTTGGGGGACAAAGATTTCTACAATGTGCTGACGAACACGCTAGGCATCAGCCTGATGAAGTTGTTGATCGGTTTTCCGCTGGAGATCGTCCTGGCTATATTGATCAATGAACTCCGATTAGTATTCTTCAAGAAGTTTACGCAAACCATATCTTATTTACCGCACTTCCTGTCATGGGTTATTCTTGGCGGCATGATTACATCCTGGCTTGGTTCGTCGGGACTGGTGAACAGCTTCCTGCTGTCGACGCATCTCATAACTGAACCGATCTCCTTCCTGTCAAATGCGAATGCTTATTGGTGGATCGCGACGTTGTCGGATATTTGGAAAGAGGTTGGCTGGGGAACGATTCTCTATCTCGCTGCCATAACGGGAATTGATCCATCGTTGTATGAGGCGGCGAAGGTCGACGGGGCGAAAATATTGAAAAGAATTTGGTATATCACGATTCCCAGCATCAAAAATATTATCGTGCTGATGTTTTTGCTGCGTGTAGGCTCTATCCTGGGAGCGAATCTGGACCAGACTCTCGTCCTGCAAAATTCTTCGAACATGCTGCGCAGTGAAGTCATCGATTCTTATGTTTATCATTTGGGTCTGGCGCAAGGAGACTTCTCATTCGCGACTGCGGTCGGAATATTCTCGTCCGTCGTATCGGTCACACTGTTGCTGGTAGCCAATTTCTTAACCAAGAAGCTTAGCGATAGTTCAATTTTTTAGAAGGGAGGGAGCTATATGGGGCTGGATAGAGGCGAGAAGATATTTAACGTTTTTAACGTGATATTCATGCTGTTTTTTATTGCCATCATCGTATTACCCTTAATCAATATCATCGCCCTCTCGTTCAATGACGGGTATGACGCGATGAAAGGGGGAATTTATCTATTCCCGAGAGAATTTACGCTGGTAAACTATGAGACCATATTGAAGGATACGACCATTTACAGAGCGTTTGGAGTTACGATAGCCAAAACTGTAATCGGTGTCATCGGGCACTTGGTCATTACAGGGGCCGCAGCCTATGCTCTGAGCAAGTCTTATTTACTGGGAAGAAAGATATTCATCCGTATGGGCGTCATCACGATGTTCTTCAACGGCGGAATGATTCCGTCATTTCTGGTGGCCAAGTCGCTCGGTCTGACGAACAGCTTCTGGGTGTACATTATCCCCGTGCTATTCAGCTTTTACGACATGATCATCCTAATGAACTTCTTCCGAAGCTTGCCGGACTCGATTGAAGAATCAGCCAAGATTGACGGGGCCAGTGTATTACAGGTGTTCTTCAAAATTATTGTCCCGCTTTCTTTCCCGGTGCTGGCGACGATCGCTTTGTTTCACGGGGTATACCAGTGGAATGATTTCTTCGTGGCTAAGCTGTATGTAACGGATAAGTCACTGTATCCGATTCAATATTATTTGTATCAGCTGTTAACGAGCGCAGGCGCTGCGAATTCTGCCAAAGCAGGAGTGTATATTTCCAAGGCTTTTACGACTCAATCTTTACAGCAGGCTACGATGATCGTTACGACCCTTCCTATTATGCTGATTTACCCTTTCCTTCAGAAATACTTTATTAGCGGCATGCTGGTCGGAGGAGTTAAAGAATAATGATAAAAGCGAGGGAGAATGTTATGAAGAAATCGATCATCCTTCTGACTTTGGTTGCATTAGCAGTGTCGTTGACTGCCTGTGGCGGTAAGAAGACAAGTGAAAATTTGCCGGACTCGAAGATTGAAGTGGCCAAAGATACGCCGAGTTGGAAGAACGACAAGGCAAAGGCTGACCTTGACTGGTACATTAATTTCGATTGGTTCGCTCAAGTCTGGGGCAATGATGTGTCTTCCAAATATATTACGGCGGATACCGGAGTAAACATCACTTACTTGGGCGGCAGCGACGACAAGCTAAACACGATGATGGCCTCCGGAGATCTGCCGGATATCATTACTATGGATGGAAGCAACCCATTTGTTAAGGAAGCCGATAAATTTGCGATTCCGCTTGATGTGCTGGCCGAGAAGTATGACCCCTATTTCATGGAAAAAGCGGCCAAGCCGGAAACGCTCAAGTTCTTTACCAGGGACGACGGCCATATTTACGGGTATCCTAACTTCTCGAATACGAAATCGGATTATGAGAAAGGCGGTATCTATGCCAATCAGGGATTTCTGGTGCGGAAAGATATGTATGAACAGCTCGGCAAGCCTGATATGACCACGCCGGAAGGATTTATTTCGGCATTGGAAGCTGCGCAGAAGGTGGGCGTGAAGGATGAACTGGGAAAAACGATTATTCCGATCGGGGTGACTCCTTTTACGGGAGATAGCTCTGAGAAGAACGGGGTATTCAATAGAACGCTTGCCGATTTTATCGGAGTCCCTATGTTGACGCAAGACAGCAAATATTATGACCGTTATACAGATGCAGATTTTCAGAAATGGCTTAAAGTGTTCGTCGATGCCCGGCAGAAGGGGCTGGCAGACCGGGACATGACTACGATGACCAAAGATGACAAGGATGCACGGCTAACGAATGGCAGCTACTTCGCCTATTTTGCTGCGGACCTGAACAGTGAGACGGATACGATGACCGTTTGGGCGAATGAGCACCCTGGCAAGGAGTACATTGCCGTTAACGGGCCAACTTCTACGACAGGCAAGAAAACGGCATTGCCGGGCACTTCCATTGAAGGCTGGACACAAACCTTTATTACCAAGGATGCCAAGGATCCGCAAAAGGCGATGGAGCTCCTGACTTATCTGGTTAGTGAGGAGGGCAACAATGTCATGAACTTTGGCCGTGAGGGCGAAACCTACACCATCAAGGACGGTAATCCTGTCTTGAATCCGGATCTGCTGGAGTTCAAGCAGACTGACCCTGCCGGCTTCGAGAAGAAGGTCGGCTTGACCACTCATCTGTGGCTGCAGGATAGTGCTCTGCTCTCCCGGCAAATG from Paenibacillus sp. JNUCC-31 includes:
- a CDS encoding family 4 glycosyl hydrolase gives rise to the protein MKKMKVALIGAGSVSFALGALQDMVLSERLKTQAQLEIALMDIEEENVARTYKYATDMFTAFSHPANIWQTTNLEAALQEADFVIVAIEVNRYFYWSQDFHIPRRFGSKQIYGENGGPGSMFHTLRNLGPMLEIARTMERVCPDAWFINYTNPEAKLVEAISKLTSIKVVGLCHGLDMGIEQLSQFLEMDIADIGMEGGGLNHFGFFTKIWNKKTDEDLYPLFDEKERKANRLAQFEHVALSRTMYRTYGYYPYPGTNHVGEYISYAEDFYAGLSLQYRYDPIREKLWEKDSRTPEFVYSASGNNLDQGLFSKVQTQELWVEEAYIFDKSKVCRSNEYAVPIIEAIFFDDEIELNAVNLPNHGAIKGLPDDMVVETQAIVNGRGIMLKPMTVELPTAIIGTIHIQGTIHKLLLEAFVERSKTKLLQAILLDPQSPTYYQACAMIDEMCKLQQDILPKLEWK
- a CDS encoding glycoside hydrolase family 3 N-terminal domain-containing protein — protein: MDNKKITELLQEMTLAEKIGQLSQTTGEHYVGKIDSEMVETGPDFPGHMLEGDTLYTMGSIIGVSSAKYTNLIQSEYLQKSRLKIPLLFMHDAIHGYRTIFPIPLGLSCTWDEGIVQQAAADTASELRAAGIHVNFSPMVDLVRDSRWGRVMESFGEDHLLSGHLGRAMIRGYQKGEDGEIAESGVAACLKHFAAYGAGIGGKDYNAVDMSWREFYAYYGKPYEIALQEKPKFVMSSFNTFNGVPVTASEQMMKEILRGAYQFDDIVISDWGAVAELQNHRVAGNGKEAAELALKAGIDIEMVSTLYLEHFEQILEENPGLLQDIDTAVLKILQLKNEMGLFENPYVDEAREDEVILNPRFLDHTKDAAKRSCVLLKNEQMLPIRKEYKKIIIVGPFAGSNQFLGNWPCKGSFDDVVTLAEGLKQVDDSFNLQVYESLKDCPQAELEQCDYIVVAVGEDWKLSGEGHSSVNIELEASQQQLIREVKQTNKPYACVFFSGRPLALQNIIDDIPALLWCWYPGTQAGSAIAELITGQATPSGKLTMSFPRHSAQAPIYYNEYSTGRPANESSYSSRYQDCEIGPLFPFGHGLTYSGAQYSDFTISRDHLTADQELTISFQVSNPSGYNYSEIAILYIEDLVSKAVRPVREMKKYQVVDLPEHQTVTVQMTLALGDLLYLDTSLQQTVEPGKFNIYINDLDSPVFTIEYR
- a CDS encoding ABC transporter permease, giving the protein MKSKFKQQFLSQWELQVLVWPSIILMIVFSFVPMLGLIIAFQDYSPLSGFTGSEFVGLDNFKAFLGDKDFYNVLTNTLGISLMKLLIGFPLEIVLAILINELRLVFFKKFTQTISYLPHFLSWVILGGMITSWLGSSGLVNSFLLSTHLITEPISFLSNANAYWWIATLSDIWKEVGWGTILYLAAITGIDPSLYEAAKVDGAKILKRIWYITIPSIKNIIVLMFLLRVGSILGANLDQTLVLQNSSNMLRSEVIDSYVYHLGLAQGDFSFATAVGIFSSVVSVTLLLVANFLTKKLSDSSIF
- a CDS encoding carbohydrate ABC transporter permease; amino-acid sequence: MGLDRGEKIFNVFNVIFMLFFIAIIVLPLINIIALSFNDGYDAMKGGIYLFPREFTLVNYETILKDTTIYRAFGVTIAKTVIGVIGHLVITGAAAYALSKSYLLGRKIFIRMGVITMFFNGGMIPSFLVAKSLGLTNSFWVYIIPVLFSFYDMIILMNFFRSLPDSIEESAKIDGASVLQVFFKIIVPLSFPVLATIALFHGVYQWNDFFVAKLYVTDKSLYPIQYYLYQLLTSAGAANSAKAGVYISKAFTTQSLQQATMIVTTLPIMLIYPFLQKYFISGMLVGGVKE